A stretch of Candidatus Manganitrophaceae bacterium DNA encodes these proteins:
- a CDS encoding polysaccharide biosynthesis/export family protein codes for MRVQNVIAALWFFFFILSGCADPVTQVTNVKRTVPTEERAYVIGADDLLQVVVWKNESLSKEVRVRPDGKITLPLINDVQAGGMTPAVLRDAISKRLEKFVEVSGVTVIVKEINSSKVSVLGQVKKPGIYPLRGDLTVLDAIAMAEGFNEFAATERLVIIRKNGKETQWIRLRYQDVIQGKITGDRLFLAAGDTLVVP; via the coding sequence ATGCGCGTGCAGAATGTGATCGCTGCTTTGTGGTTTTTTTTCTTCATTTTGAGTGGATGCGCCGATCCGGTGACCCAGGTGACAAACGTCAAGCGGACCGTCCCGACCGAGGAGCGCGCTTACGTCATCGGAGCGGACGACCTGCTTCAGGTCGTGGTCTGGAAAAACGAATCGCTCTCTAAAGAGGTGCGCGTCCGGCCCGACGGAAAGATCACCCTCCCGCTCATCAACGATGTTCAGGCGGGAGGAATGACGCCGGCAGTTCTCCGAGATGCGATTTCGAAGCGGCTGGAGAAATTTGTCGAGGTCTCCGGCGTAACGGTGATCGTCAAGGAGATCAACAGCTCGAAGGTCTCGGTATTGGGACAGGTAAAGAAACCGGGGATCTACCCGCTTCGGGGCGATCTGACGGTCCTCGACGCCATCGCGATGGCGGAGGGGTTCAACGAATTTGCGGCGACCGAACGGTTGGTCATCATCCGGAAGAACGGGAAAGAGACCCAGTGGATCCGCTTGCGGTATCAGGATGTCATTCAGGGAAAGATCACGGGAGATCGTCTCTTCCTGGCGGCCGGGGACACGCTCGTCGTCCCCTAA
- a CDS encoding CpsD/CapB family tyrosine-protein kinase produces MRGKMLGSARFDEHLVTVSDSKSIAAEQYRVLRSRIEHFSREKGFRTFMITSPVVGEGKSMTTANLALCMAQMKERRVALVDCDLRRPTLHRLLGIRMKEGLVDVLEERVPLEAALIPIEHPLLSSGSLSFLAAGSTQVAASEWLASAKMKKLIASLAERFDTVLFDAPPILPLADSAVLGARVDGTILVLRAGKTSTETLDLAMQSIDLQNWVGVVLNGVDFERSSHYSAVYSSYQKTYSAQATEDRGHSDD; encoded by the coding sequence ATGCGCGGAAAAATGTTGGGGAGCGCCCGTTTTGATGAGCACCTCGTGACGGTCAGCGATTCGAAGTCGATCGCGGCGGAGCAGTATCGCGTCCTTCGGTCGCGGATTGAGCATTTCTCACGGGAGAAGGGCTTTCGGACCTTCATGATCACCAGTCCGGTGGTCGGGGAGGGGAAATCGATGACCACGGCCAATCTGGCGCTCTGTATGGCGCAGATGAAAGAGCGGCGGGTGGCGCTGGTCGACTGCGACCTCCGACGTCCCACCCTCCATCGACTGCTCGGGATTCGAATGAAGGAAGGGCTGGTCGATGTTTTGGAAGAGCGGGTTCCTCTCGAGGCGGCATTGATCCCGATCGAGCATCCGCTTCTTTCCTCCGGATCGCTCTCCTTTCTGGCGGCCGGAAGCACCCAAGTCGCCGCGTCGGAGTGGCTCGCGTCGGCAAAGATGAAAAAATTAATCGCCTCTCTGGCGGAGCGGTTCGATACGGTCTTGTTCGATGCCCCTCCGATTCTTCCTCTCGCCGATTCCGCCGTGCTGGGAGCGCGGGTCGACGGGACGATCCTCGTCCTCCGTGCTGGAAAGACATCGACTGAAACACTCGACCTGGCGATGCAGAGCATCGATCTCCAGAATTGGGTGGGGGTCGTCCTGAACGGGGTCGATTTCGAGCGCTCTTCCCATTACAGCGCCGT
- a CDS encoding outer membrane beta-barrel protein produces the protein MRSPGLSGNGSSFIPAGERVGCRRRALFPLSGVSIFFSLFLFFSLLLQAAPAGAQLALESEPPRPSEPEPPRFHLTPALDVDYEYDDNIFFRTFNRESDFITRVRPKFSFLVEQERVRWEADVRADFAFYQEHSDLSTWNRAQSLDTRLTLRPSGIWTFEFFDTFLHSIDPVEQLNLLLRRTEYFTNTVSLKGAYRFSPRLTLEAEVSNRVTQFKDPNFIDVDENEVRGAMTYLLTPLDKVTPEYRYRNFYFENRGNTEVHTGALKVEHRFTQTLTGRGMAGLLAIIDRGQEQNDILLGLGAEQRYSAVVVFTADFLRDVSVVGGLSGVFITNTFSGSAIFHLTSWFDSIMGASWAFQQPLLSNRVNLDTIGVRVEEQVRLASWLRAVASYSYRRQNLHGSPRDIYDNRVFIGLTALTTYPDAPGIDAAKTRSPHLEPR, from the coding sequence ATGAGATCGCCCGGACTCTCTGGAAACGGCTCATCCTTCATTCCGGCAGGGGAACGCGTCGGATGCCGACGCCGAGCGCTCTTTCCCTTGAGCGGCGTCTCGATCTTTTTTTCTCTCTTTCTCTTTTTTAGTCTCCTCCTGCAAGCGGCTCCCGCGGGCGCGCAACTTGCCTTGGAGAGCGAGCCGCCTCGGCCGTCGGAGCCGGAGCCGCCCCGGTTTCATCTGACCCCCGCGCTGGATGTCGATTATGAATACGACGACAATATTTTCTTCCGGACGTTCAATCGGGAATCGGATTTCATCACCCGTGTGAGGCCGAAATTCAGCTTTTTGGTTGAGCAAGAACGGGTCCGATGGGAGGCCGACGTCCGGGCCGATTTTGCGTTCTATCAAGAGCATTCCGACTTATCGACCTGGAATCGGGCTCAAAGTTTGGATACCCGACTGACCCTCCGGCCGAGCGGGATTTGGACGTTTGAATTTTTCGATACGTTTCTTCATTCAATCGATCCGGTCGAGCAGCTGAATCTCCTCCTTCGAAGGACCGAGTATTTTACGAATACCGTTTCTCTGAAGGGGGCCTATCGGTTTTCACCCCGGCTGACCTTGGAAGCCGAGGTGTCAAACCGCGTCACCCAATTCAAAGATCCGAATTTCATCGATGTCGATGAAAATGAAGTGCGCGGCGCCATGACGTATCTCTTAACCCCGCTCGACAAGGTTACCCCCGAATATCGATACCGCAACTTCTATTTCGAAAATCGGGGCAACACGGAGGTGCACACCGGCGCGCTGAAGGTGGAGCACCGATTTACGCAGACCCTAACCGGGCGGGGGATGGCCGGTCTCCTCGCCATCATCGATCGCGGACAAGAGCAGAACGACATTCTCCTCGGCCTCGGCGCCGAGCAGCGATACAGTGCGGTCGTCGTCTTCACCGCCGATTTTCTCCGCGACGTCTCGGTCGTCGGCGGATTGTCGGGAGTTTTCATCACCAACACCTTCTCCGGCTCGGCGATATTTCATCTGACCTCCTGGTTTGACTCCATCATGGGGGCGAGCTGGGCGTTTCAGCAGCCGCTTCTTTCGAATCGCGTCAATCTCGATACGATCGGCGTCCGCGTCGAAGAGCAGGTTCGGTTGGCCTCTTGGTTAAGGGCGGTCGCCAGCTACTCTTACCGACGACAAAATCTTCATGGGAGCCCGCGTGACATTTATGACAATCGCGTCTTCATCGGCCTCACCGCGTTGACGACCTATCCGGACGCGCCCGGTATTGATGCTGCAAAAACACGTAGTCCACATTTAGAGCCACGGTAA
- a CDS encoding sigma-54-dependent Fis family transcriptional regulator has protein sequence MKKKVLLLGTSSDKFTQLKLMLLRLKYLVIDSSRPYVAGRADLVMLDLRGEEPPCWEQLREVRQEQGNVPVVVVGEKKIDYIVTAMKLGAANYMSEPFDAQELKGALMNIIDETTLVSEIAALSEIAKEQPSWLLSSCSPAMMEVKKIVEQVAGTDVTVLIRGESGTGKGVIARAIYLNSKRREMPFVKINCAALPKELLESELFGYEKGAFTGAYQRKAGKFGLAHEGTIFLDEISEMHPSLQAKLLHVLETGEFSRIGGEESEKVNVRIIAATSSHLESAVRAGLFRDDLFYRLNVVSLRIPALRERKEEIPLLAGYFLRQYYQEYNKTYQPLTPETLAAFIHYDWPGNVRELENFIKRIVILGEEHCNLPLLFSKGATTGQADPAGFSLKQVSREVSKKLESEVIRKVLNQTRWNRRKAAEILKISYRSLLYKIKEGGLETSS, from the coding sequence TTGAAGAAAAAAGTATTGTTGCTGGGAACATCTTCTGATAAATTTACCCAGCTGAAATTGATGCTGCTGAGACTGAAGTACCTTGTCATCGATTCGAGTCGCCCCTACGTCGCGGGACGGGCCGATCTGGTCATGCTCGATCTGCGAGGGGAGGAACCCCCCTGCTGGGAGCAGCTGAGAGAGGTCCGGCAGGAACAGGGGAACGTTCCGGTGGTGGTGGTCGGAGAAAAGAAAATCGATTACATCGTCACCGCCATGAAGCTCGGCGCGGCGAACTACATGTCGGAGCCGTTTGATGCGCAGGAGCTGAAAGGGGCGCTCATGAACATCATCGACGAGACGACGCTGGTTTCGGAGATCGCCGCATTGAGCGAGATCGCAAAAGAGCAGCCCTCCTGGCTCCTCTCCTCTTGTAGTCCGGCGATGATGGAGGTGAAGAAAATCGTCGAGCAGGTTGCAGGGACCGACGTGACTGTATTGATCCGGGGAGAATCGGGAACCGGAAAAGGGGTCATCGCGCGGGCGATCTATCTGAATTCAAAGCGCCGAGAGATGCCGTTCGTCAAAATCAACTGTGCGGCGCTCCCCAAGGAGCTGCTTGAGAGCGAACTGTTCGGTTACGAGAAGGGAGCTTTCACCGGCGCCTATCAACGAAAGGCCGGAAAGTTCGGTTTGGCGCACGAGGGGACCATCTTTCTCGATGAAATCAGCGAAATGCACCCCTCGCTCCAGGCCAAGCTGCTCCATGTCCTCGAGACCGGGGAGTTCTCCCGAATCGGTGGAGAGGAGAGCGAGAAGGTCAATGTCCGGATCATCGCCGCGACGAGCAGCCACCTGGAGTCGGCGGTGCGCGCCGGTCTTTTTCGGGACGATCTTTTCTATCGCCTCAACGTCGTCTCGCTTCGCATCCCCGCGCTGCGTGAACGAAAAGAAGAGATCCCGCTCCTGGCCGGCTATTTTCTTCGACAATATTATCAGGAATACAACAAGACCTATCAACCGCTCACCCCGGAGACCTTGGCGGCGTTTATTCACTATGACTGGCCCGGAAACGTTCGGGAGCTGGAGAACTTCATCAAGCGGATTGTGATCCTGGGAGAAGAACACTGCAATCTCCCGCTTCTTTTTTCAAAAGGGGCGACGACGGGTCAGGCCGATCCGGCCGGATTTTCGCTCAAGCAGGTCAGCCGCGAGGTCTCTAAAAAGCTCGAAAGCGAAGTGATCCGGAAGGTGCTCAACCAGACCCGTTGGAACCGGCGGAAGGCCGCCGAGATTTTGAAAATCAGCTATCGGTCATTGCTCTATAAAATCAAAGAAGGTGGGCTCGAGACTTCTTCTTGA